The Zonotrichia albicollis isolate bZonAlb1 chromosome 6, bZonAlb1.hap1, whole genome shotgun sequence genome window below encodes:
- the LOC102063407 gene encoding tumor necrosis factor alpha-induced protein 2 — protein sequence MMKMLPFFQSPFGIRSGSEGCIDANRPFENTSPSAEQVPACPEPSADEIWSRDQEKMRERPEAACRASRASSITSNESCISAGDSPEKGNKGIKGMLKSAFKIVKKTKPPSVKQVMDLLGEQKLCDAIQHLFALEKSLSIKSEEGLNTSQQDIESVYEVLKHKVFSTLKDSVLLAKTNPDLLQQAVEALKEQEKEDQNYMSENPPDQNMQFRPRKWKELWMATVKESVEARMKDTSRTPRAENLSAVGQNLLHMGKTMKEDLTVVAKYINKLYPPEFNVFSIYAELYHNYFASQAKKNAESHLEDKDIYLLLSWVHNFYPKDMRKDHALAMELDKVKLGSLLPSSLSKELENKYLDSEEVTVKNSLSRCLDKEIQRWKEDKEPEKLNGHFQSELLGIFVIQSMYSSQKRAEDISKAVGEELSRRLLKELPAFLRSYREAFEDFKEKSKKHTYYKPILIANINNCWNFRDYTEKYVAEKEDSRADILSTLADIENSGFDVLLQQLFAQLKPMYKKFTENKWDSSSEIMNEIIKTTSKHISDFKTLKDPFYHAIVEKIHARLVKEYIVRLLKRKVSLKSPAQQQTLAQHISKNAADLEAFCTSNGSQATWLNSALPKLAEIIRLQDLGAIKIEVATLATTYPDIRKRHLEAFLHIKANLSRSELKSILGYLADSTASTQPRAPLFSSINVS from the exons ATGATGAAAATGTTACCTTTTTTCCAAAGTCCTTTTGGAATACGCAGTGGATCAGAGGGTTGCATTGATGCAAACAGGCCATTTGAAAACACTTCACCATCAGCTGAGCAAGTCCCTGCCTGTCCTGAACCTTCTGCAGATGAGATCTGGTCCAGGGACCAGGAGAAGATGAGAGAAAGGCCAgaggcagcctgcagagcttCACGTGCCTCTTCCATCACGAGCAATGAGAGCTGCATctctgctggggacagccctgagaAGGGGAACAAAGGAATAAAGGGAATGCTTAAAAGTGCATTTAAAATAGTCAAAAAGACCAAGCCACCCAGTG TCAAACAAGTCATGGATCTCCTTGGAGAGCAGAAGCTTTGTGATGCCATTCAGCATCTGTTTGCCCTGGAGAAGAGCCTCTCTATCAAAAGTGAGGAGGGACTGAACACCAGTCAGCAAGACATCGAGTCTGTCTATGAAGTTCTGAAGCACAAAGTCTTCAGCACCTTGAAGgattctgtgctgcttgcaaaaacaaacccagacCTGCTACAGCAGGCAGTGGAGGCTCTCAAAGAACAGGAGAAAGAAGATCAGAACTACATGTCAGAGAATCCACCTGACCAAAATATGCAATTTAGACCTAGAAAATGGAAAGAGCTCTGGATGGCTACAGTAAAGGAGTCAGTAGAGGCTCGAATGAAAGACACAAGCCGTACTCCTAGAGCTGAGAACCTCTCTGCAGTTGGCCAGAACCTCCTGCACATGGGAAAGACAATGAAAGAAGATTTGACAGTGGTTGCCAAGTATATTAATAAGCTTTATCCTCCTGAGTTTAATGTGTTCAGCATATATGCAGAACTCTACCACAATTATTTTGCCTCCCAggcaaagaaaaatgctgagtCTCATCTGGAAGACAAGGATATTTATCTTCTTCTCTCATGGGTGCACAACTTTTATCCAAA agacatgagaaaagatcATGCTTTAGCCATGGAGTTGGATAAAGTTAAGCTTGGAAGCCTTTTGCCTTCAAGTCTGAGCAAAGAGCTTGAAAATAAATACCTTGACAGTGAAGAG GTTACTGTCAAAAATTCACTGAGCAGATGTTTAGATAAAGAAATCCAAAGATGGAAAGAAGACAAGGAACCAGAGAAGCTAAATGGACATTTTCAGAGTGAACTGCTAGGAATATTTGTTATTCAG AGTATGTAcagcagccagaagcgggctgagGACATCAGCAAGGCCGTGGGTGAGGAGCTGTCCCGCCggctgctgaaggagctgccagccTTCCTGAGGAG CTACAGGGAGGCCTTTGAAGACTTCAAGGAGAAAAGCAAGAAGCACACATACTACAAGCCTATACTGATTGCAAATATTAACAACTGCTGGAATTTTAG AGACTACACGGAGAAATACGTGGCAGAAAAGGAGGACAGTAGAGCTGATATCCTCAGCACTCTCGCTGATATTGAAAACAGTGGATTTGATGTGCTGCTTCAACAGCTCTTTGCCCAGCTGAAG cCAATGTACAAGAAGTTTACAGAGAATAAGTGGGATTCCAGCAGTGAAATTATGAATGAGATCATTAAAACCACCAGCAAACATATTTCAGACTTCAAGACCTTAAAGGACCCGTTTTACCAT GCTATTGTTGAGAAGATCCACGCCCGTTTGGTTAAAGAGTACATTGTGAGGCTGCTGAAGAGGAAGGTCAGCCTGAaatctccagcacagcagcaaacTCTGGCCCAACACATCTCCAAGAATGCTGCTGACCTGGAAGCCTTCTGCACCAGCAAT ggATCTCAAGCCACCTGGCTGAATTCAGCACTCCCCAAACTGGCTGAAATAATCCGACTTCAGGATTTGGGTGCTATTAAAATTGAAGTTGCAACACTCGCCACAACGTACCCAGACATCCG CAAAAGGCACCTGGAAGCGTTCCTGCACATCAAAGCCAATCTGTCACGCAGTGAACTCAAGAGCATCCTGGGCTACTTGGCAGACAGCACAGCATCCACACAGCCCAGGGCCCCACTCTTCTCCAGCATCAACGTGTCCTAG